In Alphaproteobacteria bacterium, a single window of DNA contains:
- a CDS encoding NAD(P)/FAD-dependent oxidoreductase: MKRRAVLTGLAGILAAGVSPLILSRPSAADLTGKNKRVVIAGGGVAGCKTAVELRRLLPDAEILLVEPQPSFFSGPATLDCVFGRRPFADAMRGYELLSAKGIKIIRGQVLGADMKKNMVETSKGSFVYSALVAASGIELATETIDGLQADPEANLSLYDRQALSKLHTRLFAFKGGNIVVSAPPGAVKCSPAPYEYVLLLAHHLKSRNLKGKVVLIDDRPNPQPQLVADGFSAAFGAFGPYIDYVFQESVARVDVKKREVETSMGDKIPYDLLSLIPPNKASKLVAKLGIQGSNDSFADVDPLTLRSKVNEAVFALGDAARTPYGFSAAAAFESAVLCAKGVAGQLGVKQPDITQDSPARVQTACYPYLSPDLAMRSISRYAVHLDKGALKLHSDPDAEAKGTPDNKAARLKWERDMLASIFG; encoded by the coding sequence ATGAAACGGCGCGCCGTCTTGACAGGCCTGGCGGGCATCCTGGCCGCGGGCGTTTCGCCCCTGATCCTAAGCCGCCCTTCGGCGGCGGACCTGACCGGCAAGAACAAGCGCGTGGTCATCGCTGGCGGCGGCGTCGCCGGATGCAAGACGGCGGTCGAATTGCGCCGCTTGCTGCCGGACGCCGAGATTCTGCTGGTGGAACCGCAGCCCAGCTTTTTTTCCGGCCCGGCCACGCTTGATTGCGTTTTTGGACGCAGACCCTTCGCCGACGCCATGCGCGGCTACGAGCTGTTGTCCGCCAAGGGGATCAAGATCATTCGCGGCCAGGTTCTGGGGGCCGACATGAAAAAGAACATGGTGGAGACCAGCAAAGGCTCGTTCGTCTATTCCGCCTTGGTGGCGGCCAGCGGCATCGAACTTGCCACTGAAACGATCGACGGCTTGCAGGCCGATCCCGAAGCCAATCTGTCGCTCTACGACCGCCAGGCCCTGTCCAAGCTGCATACCCGCCTGTTCGCCTTCAAGGGCGGCAACATCGTCGTCAGCGCGCCGCCGGGCGCCGTAAAATGTTCGCCAGCCCCCTACGAATATGTCTTGCTGCTGGCTCATCATCTGAAATCGCGCAACCTTAAGGGCAAGGTGGTGCTGATCGATGATCGGCCCAATCCGCAGCCCCAACTGGTGGCCGATGGTTTCAGCGCTGCCTTCGGCGCCTTCGGCCCCTATATCGATTACGTCTTTCAAGAAAGCGTGGCCCGCGTCGACGTCAAGAAGCGCGAGGTGGAAACCAGCATGGGCGATAAAATCCCCTATGATCTGCTGTCGCTGATTCCGCCCAACAAGGCAAGCAAGCTGGTCGCCAAGCTAGGCATTCAAGGATCGAATGACAGCTTTGCCGATGTCGATCCTCTAACGCTGCGCAGCAAGGTGAACGAGGCGGTCTTCGCCCTGGGCGACGCGGCGCGCACCCCGTATGGCTTTAGCGCCGCCGCCGCTTTCGAAAGCGCTGTCCTGTGCGCCAAGGGCGTGGCCGGTCAACTTGGCGTCAAGCAGCCCGACATAACCCAAGACAGCCCTGCCCGCGTGCAAACCGCCTGCTATCCCTATCTGTCGCCCGATCTGGCGATGCGCTCGATTTCGCGCTATGCGGTGCATCTGGACAAGGGCGCTTTGAAGCTGCACTCTGATCCCGACGCCGAGGCCAAGGGCACGCCCGACAACAAGGCCGCCCGCCTGAAATGGGAGCGCGACATGCTGGCATCGATCTTTGGCTGA
- a CDS encoding thioredoxin family protein — MKNMLLILALAFATFPAGAGELVMFGFEGCPYCAAWERDVGQHYASTDVAALLPLRRIDIKAERPKGYEKIEGVRLSPTFVIMACKEEVERIQGYRDSGTFWDLMDMAAAKARAREAQAKC, encoded by the coding sequence ATGAAGAACATGCTGCTGATTCTGGCCCTGGCCTTCGCAACCTTCCCAGCAGGGGCGGGCGAGTTGGTGATGTTCGGCTTCGAAGGCTGCCCCTATTGCGCCGCCTGGGAGCGCGATGTCGGCCAACATTACGCCAGTACCGACGTGGCGGCGCTCCTTCCGCTAAGACGCATCGACATCAAGGCGGAACGCCCCAAGGGCTATGAGAAGATCGAAGGCGTGCGCCTGTCGCCGACCTTTGTGATCATGGCCTGCAAGGAAGAGGTCGAGCGCATCCAGGGCTACCGCGATTCGGGCACCTTCTGGGACCTGATGGATATGGCCGCCGCCAAGGCAAGAGCGCGCGAAGCTCAGGCCAAGTGCTGA
- the nhaA gene encoding Na+/H+ antiporter NhaA, with product MAVKSIMHFLRQESAGGFFLAAAAALAMVWANSSWGGLYQDLLALKISFSVGDYALSKTLLHWVNDGLMAVFFMLVGIEIKREVMAGELNDMRKAALPAVAAVGGMAVPAAVYAAFNWQTPETLGGWAIPSATDIAFSLGVLSLLGTRVPVSLKVFLLALAVLDDLGAIVVIAIFYTADLSALSLGLAGVGLVGLILLNLLGVRRIAPYVLLGAFMWVCVLKSGVHATLAGVAVGLILPRPNPSEQIEHSLHPWIVFGILPLFALANAGVPLDGLGLDALVHPVTLGTALGLFVGKQAGVVGLSWLAIKLRLGGLPTGATWMQFYGVAVLTGIGFTMSLFVGTLAFADDSQLNATRLGVLLGSFASAAAGYLILRLASAGSRQHLA from the coding sequence ATCGCCGTGAAAAGCATCATGCACTTCTTGCGTCAGGAATCGGCGGGGGGATTCTTCCTGGCCGCCGCCGCAGCGCTGGCCATGGTTTGGGCCAACTCGTCCTGGGGAGGGCTTTACCAAGACCTGCTGGCCCTCAAGATTTCGTTCTCGGTGGGCGATTACGCCCTGTCCAAAACTCTGCTGCATTGGGTCAATGACGGCTTGATGGCCGTCTTCTTCATGCTGGTCGGCATTGAGATCAAGCGAGAAGTGATGGCCGGCGAACTGAACGACATGCGAAAGGCGGCCCTGCCTGCCGTGGCCGCCGTGGGTGGCATGGCGGTTCCGGCTGCGGTCTATGCCGCGTTCAACTGGCAGACCCCGGAAACTTTGGGCGGTTGGGCCATTCCGTCGGCGACCGACATCGCCTTTTCGCTGGGCGTGCTTTCGCTGCTGGGTACCCGCGTTCCCGTATCGTTGAAGGTGTTTCTGTTGGCGCTGGCCGTCCTTGACGATTTGGGCGCCATCGTGGTGATCGCCATTTTCTACACGGCAGACCTGTCGGCCCTGTCGCTGGGGCTGGCGGGAGTGGGGCTGGTTGGCCTGATTCTGTTGAATCTCTTGGGCGTCAGGCGCATCGCCCCCTATGTGCTGCTGGGCGCCTTCATGTGGGTCTGCGTATTGAAGTCGGGCGTCCACGCCACGCTGGCGGGCGTTGCCGTCGGCTTGATTCTGCCGCGCCCCAATCCTTCGGAACAAATCGAACATTCCCTGCATCCCTGGATCGTTTTCGGCATTTTGCCGCTGTTCGCCTTGGCCAATGCGGGCGTCCCCCTGGATGGTTTGGGGCTGGACGCCCTGGTTCATCCCGTAACTCTGGGCACGGCGCTGGGATTGTTTGTGGGCAAGCAGGCGGGAGTCGTCGGATTGTCCTGGCTGGCAATCAAGTTGCGGCTGGGAGGGTTGCCGACAGGGGCGACATGGATGCAATTCTACGGCGTTGCCGTTCTGACCGGCATCGGATTCACCATGAGCCTGTTCGTGGGAACCCTGGCCTTCGCCGACGACAGCCAGTTGAATGCGACTAGGCTTGGCGTGCTGCTGGGGTCATTCGCCTCGGCTGCGGCTGGCTACTTGATCTTGCGCCTTGCCAGCGCCGGTTCGCGTCAGCACTTGGCCTGA
- a CDS encoding DUF898 domain-containing protein codes for MYDANPQTGSKPFGRAPGPPMGFVFSGTASEYFSIWIVNLILSSLTLGIYSAWAKVRNNRYFYGSTSLDGACFEYHATPMQILKGRLIAFALILVYAIAGNLVPPLGLVLGLAWLFLVPVVINLSLRFNARMSSYRNVHFDFEGSYGKAFLVFILLPIVALVSLGLLAPYAHRETSRYLVQGYRFGGKSFNADLPVGGFYKIYLQAFGLLLAPVIVLFIVWGLGDMASLDEMAAIIPLAFYAIILLLAPFVRAKARNLIFSHASLEGGHRFSSSLNPWRYAWISASNLVLMVLSLGFLLPWARVRMARYMADSTAVIPAGDLSGFVSQLAVNQQSFASEMADMADVDIAL; via the coding sequence ATGTACGACGCCAATCCGCAAACTGGCTCTAAGCCATTCGGCAGGGCGCCCGGCCCGCCCATGGGTTTCGTCTTTTCCGGCACCGCCTCGGAATATTTCAGCATCTGGATCGTCAATCTGATCCTAAGCTCCCTGACTCTGGGCATCTATTCGGCCTGGGCCAAGGTGCGCAACAATCGCTATTTCTACGGCAGCACCTCGCTGGACGGCGCCTGCTTCGAATATCACGCGACGCCGATGCAAATTCTGAAAGGCCGCCTGATCGCCTTTGCCCTGATCCTCGTCTACGCCATCGCGGGCAATCTTGTTCCCCCGCTTGGATTGGTCCTTGGCCTTGCCTGGCTTTTCCTGGTTCCAGTGGTGATTAATTTAAGCCTGCGCTTCAACGCGCGCATGAGCAGTTATCGCAATGTGCATTTCGATTTCGAAGGTTCCTACGGCAAGGCCTTCCTGGTCTTCATTCTTCTACCGATTGTCGCCCTTGTTTCGCTAGGACTTCTTGCCCCCTATGCTCATCGTGAGACCTCGCGCTATCTGGTTCAAGGCTATCGCTTCGGGGGCAAGTCCTTCAATGCCGACCTCCCCGTCGGCGGCTTCTATAAAATATATCTTCAGGCATTCGGCCTGCTGCTGGCACCGGTGATTGTCCTGTTCATCGTTTGGGGTCTTGGCGACATGGCCAGTCTTGATGAAATGGCGGCGATCATTCCTCTGGCCTTTTACGCCATCATCTTGCTGCTGGCTCCTTTCGTCCGCGCCAAGGCGCGCAATCTGATCTTCAGCCACGCCTCGCTTGAAGGTGGACATCGCTTTTCCTCCAGCCTCAACCCCTGGCGCTACGCCTGGATATCAGCCAGCAATCTTGTCTTGATGGTTCTTAGCCTGGGCTTTCTTCTGCCCTGGGCGCGCGTTCGCATGGCCAGATACATGGCCGACAGCACGGCGGTCATTCCGGCTGGCGACCTGTCGGGCTTCGTGTCGCAGCTTGCCGTCAATCAGCAATCCTTCGCCTCGGAGATGGCCGACATGGCGGATGTGGACATCGCCTTGTGA
- a CDS encoding M48 family metallopeptidase, with product MTERLKGWLYEENSSQRRDVFVDIDDGGSLRLGGQALCSWLAVTVSDRIGQIPRRLRLPDGRVLETQDNEAVDRLEIRFNRQASARLLHRLESRWRWAAAALAATVLLGWLTVVYGIPLAANRLAFALPQSLLTMASQQTLEAFDQLAFHPSMLEEKRRAEIEALLKRAAKAADSDHHYRLALRDAGKIGANAFALPDGTIVMTDQLADLAESDLEILAVFAHEIGHVEMRHGMQRMVQSSAMAAMALFVLGDVSDVLTALPAMLLESAYSRDFEREADLFAVALMRKLSLPPAHLAAFLERMEKAEGQTSAPAWLSTHPPTPDRLRLIREADALQRP from the coding sequence GTGACGGAGCGCTTGAAAGGCTGGCTGTACGAGGAAAACAGCTCGCAGCGGCGCGACGTTTTTGTGGACATCGATGATGGCGGATCGCTTCGCCTGGGCGGCCAAGCGCTGTGTTCCTGGCTGGCGGTAACGGTTTCGGATCGCATCGGCCAGATCCCGCGCCGCCTACGCCTGCCAGATGGCCGCGTGCTGGAAACGCAAGACAACGAAGCCGTCGACCGGCTGGAAATCCGCTTCAACCGCCAAGCCAGCGCCCGCTTGTTGCATCGCTTGGAATCGCGCTGGCGTTGGGCGGCGGCGGCCCTGGCCGCCACCGTTCTTCTAGGCTGGCTGACCGTTGTTTACGGCATCCCACTCGCCGCCAACCGGCTGGCCTTCGCCCTGCCGCAATCGCTGCTGACCATGGCCAGTCAGCAGACGCTGGAAGCCTTCGATCAACTGGCCTTCCACCCTTCCATGTTGGAGGAGAAACGCAGGGCTGAAATAGAGGCCCTGCTGAAACGGGCCGCCAAGGCCGCCGACAGCGACCATCACTACCGCCTTGCCCTGCGCGATGCGGGCAAGATCGGCGCCAACGCCTTCGCGCTTCCCGATGGCACCATCGTCATGACGGATCAACTGGCGGACCTGGCCGAAAGCGATCTGGAAATCTTAGCCGTGTTCGCCCATGAAATCGGCCATGTGGAAATGCGCCACGGCATGCAGCGCATGGTGCAAAGCTCGGCCATGGCTGCCATGGCCCTGTTCGTCTTGGGCGACGTGTCGGACGTGCTGACCGCCCTGCCCGCCATGCTGTTGGAATCGGCTTATTCGCGCGACTTCGAACGCGAAGCCGATCTGTTCGCCGTCGCCTTGATGCGAAAACTGTCCTTGCCGCCAGCCCATCTGGCCGCCTTTCTCGAGCGGATGGAGAAGGCGGAAGGGCAGACCTCGGCCCCGGCTTGGCTGTCCACCCATCCCCCAACGCCGGATCGGCTGCGCCTGATCCGCGAGGCGGATGCGCTACAGCGCCCCTAA
- a CDS encoding SDR family oxidoreductase, translated as MSQPAQPLKNKHAAITGGGRGIGAAIADSLASQGANLTLLGRNADALESAAAGLRSRHGIEVCASAADIADEAQVKAAFAQCMDQQGPVDILVNNAGIALSAPFMKSDAAFWKKILDVDLMGAVFAAQAVLPGMQKANWGRIVNIASTAGLTGMAYIAAYCAAKHAMVGFTRSLAIELAKTGVTVNAVCPGYTDTDIVAQSLDTITAKTGRSRDEALAQLLAHNPQGRLVQPSEVGGTVAWLCSDAANSVTGQSIVLAGGELMP; from the coding sequence ATGAGCCAACCAGCCCAGCCCCTGAAGAACAAGCACGCCGCCATTACCGGTGGCGGGCGCGGCATTGGGGCGGCGATTGCCGACTCCCTGGCCAGCCAGGGAGCCAATCTGACCTTGCTGGGCCGCAATGCCGATGCCTTGGAAAGTGCTGCGGCAGGCCTTCGCTCGCGCCATGGAATTGAGGTTTGCGCGTCAGCCGCTGATATCGCAGACGAGGCGCAGGTCAAAGCCGCCTTCGCCCAATGCATGGACCAGCAAGGACCGGTGGACATTCTGGTCAACAATGCGGGCATCGCCCTGTCCGCCCCCTTCATGAAAAGCGACGCCGCATTCTGGAAAAAAATTCTGGATGTCGATCTGATGGGCGCCGTTTTTGCCGCACAGGCCGTGCTGCCCGGCATGCAAAAGGCCAATTGGGGGCGCATCGTCAATATCGCCTCCACCGCCGGGCTGACCGGCATGGCCTATATCGCCGCTTATTGCGCCGCCAAACATGCGATGGTCGGTTTCACCCGCTCGCTGGCCATCGAATTGGCCAAGACAGGCGTTACCGTCAACGCCGTCTGTCCGGGCTATACCGACACCGACATCGTCGCCCAATCGCTCGATACGATCACCGCCAAGACCGGGCGCTCGCGCGACGAGGCCCTGGCCCAATTGCTGGCCCACAACCCGCAGGGCCGACTGGTGCAACCCAGCGAGGTGGGGGGCACGGTGGCTTGGCTGTGTTCCGACGCCGCTAACTCGGTCACCGGCCAGAGCATCGTTCTGGCGGGCGGCGAACTGATGCCGTAA
- a CDS encoding phosphate/phosphite/phosphonate ABC transporter substrate-binding protein, translating to MRFVNKLGLAASCLIASLLAAFQANAQTAPLDVGIFPHLSVRTLMERFQPLRDHLERSLQRPVTFVTAPDFQTFVERTQAKQYSFVITAPHFARLAQLKAGYRPLLQPKSSMRGVFLVSAAAPIFKLADLKGRKIATPDRLAVVTAMGEDALQAEGVKIPTDAALLALPSHNAAVLALKHGQADAALISELQFLQMKAEERAELRPIATTKTLPMPLIFMAGPDMPGAEAQAIGNAILDFAKTEEGKRFLETTRYQDIEPTSEAEMKQLDPYLPALERALSEKP from the coding sequence ATGCGTTTTGTTAATAAGTTGGGCCTGGCGGCGTCTTGCCTGATCGCCAGCCTACTGGCGGCGTTTCAGGCAAACGCCCAAACCGCTCCGTTGGATGTCGGCATTTTTCCGCACTTAAGCGTGCGCACCCTGATGGAGCGTTTCCAGCCCCTTCGGGATCATCTGGAGCGCAGCCTGCAAAGGCCGGTGACGTTCGTAACCGCTCCCGATTTCCAAACTTTCGTCGAGCGAACGCAGGCCAAGCAGTACAGCTTTGTCATTACGGCGCCGCATTTCGCCCGCTTGGCGCAATTGAAGGCGGGATACCGCCCCCTGCTGCAACCGAAAAGCTCGATGCGGGGCGTCTTTCTGGTGTCCGCCGCGGCGCCGATCTTCAAACTGGCCGATCTGAAGGGGCGCAAGATCGCAACCCCCGACCGTCTGGCCGTGGTCACGGCCATGGGCGAAGACGCCTTGCAGGCGGAAGGCGTCAAGATTCCAACTGACGCCGCCCTTCTTGCCCTGCCCTCGCACAACGCGGCCGTGCTGGCCCTCAAACACGGCCAAGCCGATGCCGCCTTGATCTCGGAATTGCAGTTCCTGCAAATGAAAGCCGAGGAGCGGGCCGAACTCAGGCCCATTGCGACCACCAAAACCTTGCCCATGCCGCTTATCTTCATGGCCGGGCCGGATATGCCCGGAGCGGAAGCGCAGGCCATTGGAAACGCCATCCTCGATTTTGCGAAGACGGAAGAGGGCAAGCGCTTTTTGGAGACGACCCGCTATCAAGACATCGAGCCGACGTCCGAGGCGGAAATGAAACAGCTTGACCCCTATCTTCCGGCGCTTGAACGGGCGTTGAGCGAGAAGCCATGA
- a CDS encoding HAMP domain-containing protein — protein MSGVCKWCRLGVKILSASLAIEILMLLLLLASTSAVSNSRLESLFHLRLDEVGKLFNASLSGPLASQDLATLQDVLDALRNEDAISYLVVVNNRGQRVAASGWAESKELPQPMAKPIIGKRFDASLPITLAASRYGTLHYGVETVLLAEAQQTLLARGALIAGLEVLLSAIALSLISLLLTRRLVRLSEAAETIAKGDLSIRVPVGDKDEVGKLAVSFNAMADALYARMRALALSEEKFSKAFSGSPDAMIITDSESHILDVNAAFERIFAMPRREALGASISVLCATDCTQALDNIINSPESISGSEVVLTRGDGKTLSCLISSDNIELAGSACRISILRDISARKEIEAALERSNHDLEQFAYVSSHDLREPLRMVSSYVSLLERRYADKLDDDAREFIAYAKDGAERMNRLILDLLDYSRATRDDKPFAAFNLSSALQGALDNLQLLIVESHATVTIDGALPQVAGNITQITRLFQNLIGNAIKYRSPDRPLVISIKAAPGDHQWTISVADNGIGIDRQYFERIFMIFQRLHGRGVYEGTGIGLAVCKRIVEHHKGRIWVKSEPNLGSVFMFTLPAVDGAP, from the coding sequence ATGAGCGGCGTTTGCAAGTGGTGCCGTTTGGGCGTGAAGATTCTGTCGGCCAGTCTGGCCATCGAAATCCTCATGCTGCTGCTTTTGCTGGCCAGCACCAGCGCCGTGTCCAATTCTCGCCTGGAATCATTGTTCCATTTGCGCCTGGACGAGGTTGGCAAATTGTTCAACGCCTCGCTGTCCGGCCCCTTGGCGTCGCAAGACCTGGCGACCCTGCAAGACGTCTTGGATGCGCTGCGCAACGAAGACGCCATCAGCTATCTCGTGGTGGTGAACAATCGCGGCCAGCGCGTGGCCGCCAGCGGTTGGGCGGAAAGCAAGGAATTGCCGCAGCCCATGGCCAAACCGATCATCGGCAAGCGTTTCGACGCGTCATTGCCGATCACGCTGGCGGCATCGCGCTACGGCACGCTCCACTACGGCGTCGAAACCGTCCTGCTGGCCGAAGCGCAGCAAACCTTGCTGGCCAGAGGCGCCTTGATCGCCGGTCTTGAAGTCCTGCTTTCGGCCATTGCGCTTTCGCTGATCAGCCTGCTTCTGACCCGCCGATTGGTGCGCCTGAGCGAGGCGGCGGAAACCATCGCCAAGGGCGATCTGTCGATCCGGGTTCCGGTGGGCGACAAGGACGAGGTGGGAAAGCTGGCCGTCAGTTTCAACGCCATGGCCGACGCCCTCTACGCCCGCATGCGCGCCCTGGCCTTGAGCGAGGAGAAATTCTCCAAGGCCTTTTCAGGCAGCCCGGACGCCATGATCATTACGGATTCCGAAAGTCATATCCTGGACGTCAACGCTGCCTTCGAACGCATTTTCGCGATGCCGCGCCGCGAGGCCTTGGGCGCCTCGATTTCCGTTCTGTGCGCCACCGACTGCACCCAAGCTCTGGACAACATCATCAACTCTCCCGAATCCATCAGCGGCAGCGAAGTGGTTTTGACCAGGGGCGACGGCAAAACGCTGTCTTGCCTGATTTCATCAGACAATATCGAACTGGCGGGATCTGCCTGCCGCATTTCGATCCTGCGCGACATTTCAGCGCGCAAGGAGATCGAGGCGGCCCTTGAGCGCTCGAACCACGATCTCGAGCAATTCGCCTATGTGTCTTCGCACGATCTGCGCGAACCTTTGCGGATGGTCAGTTCCTATGTCAGCCTGCTGGAGCGGCGCTATGCCGACAAGCTGGACGACGACGCTCGCGAATTCATCGCCTACGCCAAGGATGGCGCCGAGCGCATGAACCGCCTGATTCTCGATCTTCTGGACTATTCCCGCGCCACGCGCGACGACAAGCCCTTTGCCGCCTTCAATCTTTCATCGGCGCTTCAAGGCGCTTTGGACAATCTGCAATTGCTGATCGTCGAAAGCCATGCCACGGTCACGATCGACGGCGCGCTGCCGCAGGTGGCGGGCAACATCACCCAGATCACCCGCCTGTTTCAGAATTTGATCGGCAATGCGATCAAATATCGCTCGCCAGACCGGCCGCTGGTCATTTCCATCAAGGCAGCGCCTGGCGATCATCAATGGACGATCTCGGTCGCCGACAACGGAATCGGCATAGACCGGCAATATTTCGAACGCATCTTCATGATCTTCCAGCGCCTGCACGGTCGCGGCGTCTATGAAGGAACGGGGATCGGTCTGGCCGTGTGCAAACGCATCGTCGAACACCACAAAGGACGCATCTGGGTCAAATCGGAGCCAAATCTTGGCAGCGTCTTCATGTTCACCCTGCCCGCCGTCGACGGCGCGCCCTGA
- a CDS encoding transcriptional regulator GcvA: MARLPPLTSLRAFEVAARHLSFTRAAEELHVTQAAVSHQVKSLEDFLGQPLFMRLTRALELTPAGESYAPVLREAFEAIERATRRLMEDQDRQGVLNVSISPTILSRWLIPRLPAWQETHPEIELRLVSTPKLADFVRDGVDVAIRHGQGVWPGLAAHRMFQAKSVPVASPKLMNGPVALKRPEDLAGHTLLHDLVEPDSWRIWLTAADVKEIDPDRGMRFGTGAEAIQAAVEGAGVALARRAVIRRDIEEGRLIIPFEVPMPKNFAFYVVYPEGAAKRPKVRAFCDWALAQARLDALAEDREG; encoded by the coding sequence ATGGCCCGCTTGCCGCCCCTGACCTCGCTCAGGGCTTTCGAAGTCGCTGCCCGGCATCTCAGCTTTACGAGGGCCGCCGAGGAACTGCACGTCACCCAGGCGGCGGTCAGCCATCAGGTGAAGTCGCTGGAAGATTTTCTGGGCCAACCCCTGTTCATGCGCCTGACGCGCGCCTTGGAACTGACCCCGGCGGGGGAAAGCTATGCTCCCGTCCTGAGGGAGGCTTTCGAAGCGATCGAGCGCGCCACCAGGCGTTTGATGGAAGACCAGGATCGCCAGGGCGTGTTGAATGTCAGCATCTCGCCCACCATCCTGTCGCGCTGGTTGATCCCCAGATTGCCCGCTTGGCAGGAAACCCATCCCGAGATCGAGCTGCGCTTGGTCAGCACGCCCAAACTGGCAGATTTCGTGCGCGACGGCGTGGATGTCGCCATTCGCCACGGGCAGGGCGTTTGGCCTGGATTAGCGGCGCATCGCATGTTTCAGGCGAAAAGCGTGCCCGTCGCCAGTCCGAAGCTGATGAACGGCCCTGTCGCCTTGAAGCGGCCCGAGGATTTGGCCGGCCATACGCTGCTGCATGATCTGGTCGAGCCGGACAGTTGGCGCATTTGGTTGACGGCGGCGGACGTGAAGGAGATCGACCCTGATCGCGGCATGCGTTTCGGCACCGGGGCCGAAGCGATCCAGGCCGCCGTCGAAGGGGCGGGCGTCGCCCTGGCGCGCAGAGCGGTCATTCGCAGAGACATCGAGGAAGGGCGGCTGATCATTCCCTTCGAAGTGCCGATGCCCAAGAATTTCGCCTTCTATGTCGTCTATCCGGAAGGGGCGGCCAAACGGCCCAAGGTCAGGGCCTTTTGCGACTGGGCTTTGGCGCAGGCGCGCCTAGACGCCTTGGCGGAAGATCGCGAAGGCTGA
- a CDS encoding DUF1127 domain-containing protein, translated as MTRSLPAFFSLLTRWHENAQGRARLARLPEGALKDLGLSKASAWAEIQKPFWKA; from the coding sequence ATGACCCGTTCCCTTCCCGCTTTCTTTTCCCTGCTGACCCGCTGGCATGAAAATGCCCAGGGCCGGGCCAGACTGGCTCGTCTGCCCGAGGGCGCGCTCAAGGACCTTGGCCTATCTAAAGCCAGCGCCTGGGCGGAAATTCAAAAGCCGTTCTGGAAGGCGTAA